A window of the Streptomyces sp. NBC_00454 genome harbors these coding sequences:
- a CDS encoding GuaB1 family IMP dehydrogenase-related protein → MRFLNDLKPPYDLTYDDVFMVPSRSAVGSRQGVDLSAPDGTGTTIPLVVANMTAIAGRRMAETVARRGGIVVIPQDIPIEVVTDVISWVKTRHLVLDTPITLAPTQTVADALSLLPKRAHGAGVVVDADGRPVGVVTDHDLTGVDRFTQLSEVMSKELLLLDADIDPREAFNKLDAGHRKLAPAVDKDGKLVGILTRKAALRATLYTPATDANGKLRIAAAVGINGDFVSKAKQLLDAGVDTLVIDTAHGHQESMISAIKAVRALDPQVPIVAGNIVAAEGVKDLIDAGADIIKVGVGPGAMCTTRMMTGVGRPQFSAVLECAAEAKKYGKHVWADGGVRHPRDVAMALAAGASNVMIGSWFAGTYESPGDLQQSADGRLYKESFGMASARAVQNRTSEESAYDRARKGLFEEGISTSRMFLDPARPGVEDLIDSIIAGVRSSCTYAGAASLAEFEEKAVVGIQSAAGYAEGKPLHASWS, encoded by the coding sequence GTGCGTTTCCTCAATGACCTGAAGCCGCCGTACGACCTGACGTACGACGATGTATTCATGGTGCCGAGCCGCTCCGCGGTCGGCTCCCGCCAGGGCGTCGACCTCTCCGCGCCCGATGGCACCGGCACCACCATTCCGCTGGTCGTGGCCAACATGACCGCCATCGCCGGCCGCCGGATGGCCGAGACGGTCGCCCGCCGCGGCGGCATCGTCGTCATCCCGCAGGACATCCCGATCGAGGTCGTCACCGACGTCATCTCCTGGGTGAAGACGCGCCACCTCGTGCTCGACACCCCGATCACGCTGGCGCCCACCCAGACCGTCGCCGACGCGCTGTCCCTGCTGCCCAAGCGGGCCCACGGCGCCGGCGTCGTCGTCGACGCCGACGGCCGCCCGGTCGGCGTCGTCACCGACCACGACCTGACCGGCGTGGACCGCTTCACGCAGCTCTCCGAGGTCATGTCCAAGGAGCTCCTGCTCCTCGACGCCGACATCGACCCCCGCGAGGCGTTCAACAAGCTCGACGCCGGCCACCGCAAGCTGGCCCCCGCCGTCGACAAGGACGGCAAGCTCGTCGGCATCCTCACCCGCAAGGCCGCGCTGCGCGCGACCCTGTACACCCCCGCCACCGACGCCAACGGCAAGCTGCGCATCGCCGCCGCCGTGGGCATCAACGGCGACTTCGTCTCCAAGGCCAAGCAGCTGCTCGACGCGGGCGTGGACACGCTCGTCATCGACACCGCGCACGGCCACCAGGAATCGATGATCAGCGCGATCAAGGCCGTGCGGGCGCTCGACCCGCAGGTCCCGATCGTCGCCGGCAACATCGTGGCCGCCGAGGGCGTCAAGGATCTGATCGACGCCGGCGCCGACATCATCAAGGTCGGTGTGGGCCCCGGCGCGATGTGCACCACCCGCATGATGACCGGCGTGGGCCGCCCGCAGTTCTCCGCGGTGCTGGAGTGCGCGGCCGAGGCCAAGAAGTACGGCAAGCACGTGTGGGCCGACGGCGGCGTCCGCCACCCGCGCGACGTGGCGATGGCGCTGGCCGCCGGTGCCTCCAACGTCATGATCGGCTCCTGGTTCGCCGGTACCTACGAGTCCCCGGGCGACCTGCAGCAGTCGGCCGACGGCCGCCTGTACAAGGAGTCCTTCGGCATGGCCTCGGCGCGCGCGGTGCAGAACCGCACGTCCGAGGAGTCCGCGTACGACCGTGCGCGCAAGGGCCTCTTCGAGGAGGGCATCTCCACCTCCCGGATGTTCCTGGACCCGGCCCGTCCGGGCGTCGAGGACCTGATCGACTCGATCATCGCGGGCGTCCGCTCCTCCTGCACCTACGCCGGTGCCGCCTCCCTCGCGGAGTTCGAGGAGAAGGCCGTCGTCGGCATCCAGTCCGCGGCGGGCTACGCCGAGGGCAAGCCGCTGCACGCCAGCTGGAGCTAG
- a CDS encoding sigma-70 family RNA polymerase sigma factor, with product MPATTATRRRTDAHALARLQRDHGKALYGFLLGLSFGDRHRAEDLLQETLFRAWTHPEALESGAHASVRPWLYTVGRRVAIDARRARLSRPVEIGPDVLEQSPADEDRTERSAAVLDVREALRSLSPDHRAVLVQIYFHGASVCEAAEALGVPAGTVKSRTHYALRALRDLLPGYGLGPVHIAR from the coding sequence ATGCCCGCCACCACCGCTACCCGTCGCCGCACCGACGCACATGCCCTGGCCCGGCTCCAGCGCGACCACGGCAAGGCGCTCTACGGTTTCCTCCTCGGACTGAGCTTCGGCGACCGCCACCGTGCCGAGGACCTCCTCCAGGAGACCCTGTTCCGCGCCTGGACCCATCCCGAGGCCCTGGAGAGCGGGGCCCACGCCTCCGTGCGGCCCTGGCTGTACACCGTCGGCCGGCGCGTGGCCATCGACGCCCGCAGGGCCCGGCTGTCGCGGCCCGTGGAGATCGGGCCCGACGTGCTGGAGCAGTCGCCCGCCGACGAGGACCGCACCGAGAGATCCGCCGCCGTCCTCGACGTCCGCGAAGCCCTGCGCTCGCTCAGCCCCGATCACCGGGCCGTGCTCGTCCAGATCTACTTCCACGGGGCCAGCGTCTGCGAGGCCGCCGAAGCGCTCGGGGTGCCCGCCGGAACCGTCAAGTCCCGTACCCACTACGCCCTGCGGGCCCTGCGCGACCTCCTGCCCGGCTACGGCCTGGGCCCCGTCCACATCGCCCGCTGA